In Arthrobacter citreus, a single genomic region encodes these proteins:
- a CDS encoding amidohydrolase/deacetylase family metallohydrolase — MKDHFVLQNVKMINGSSVDIIVENRKIVDIVTAGTGNGQNLVDYNHKVYVSSGWIDMHVHAFAEFEPYGDDVDEIGYKTGVTTIIDAGSTGADNLTKLVNSCKSSKTNVFAFLNISRIGLERIDELSNLNWLDEELLIKTIAEHKDFIVGLKARISKSVVGSNGVEPLKIARKFSKETDLPLMVHIGSGPPNINDVLDLLENKDIITHYLNGKSNNLFDESGRPLPKLLDAIDRGVHLDVGHGNASFSFKTAMHAKEYGIKFNTISTDIYRKNRLNGPVYNMANVLTKFLYLGYSLEEIINAVTVNAAKWLKKPELGRISIGDLANLTLFTVEDEQTSLIDSEGDEKITEQKIVVKGVVINGEHIEC; from the coding sequence ATGAAAGATCATTTCGTACTGCAGAATGTAAAAATGATAAACGGAAGTTCTGTAGATATCATAGTAGAAAATAGAAAGATTGTTGACATTGTAACTGCTGGAACTGGAAATGGTCAGAACTTAGTTGATTACAATCACAAAGTATATGTTTCTAGCGGTTGGATTGATATGCATGTCCATGCATTTGCTGAATTTGAACCGTATGGAGATGATGTCGATGAGATTGGCTATAAAACAGGGGTAACAACAATTATTGATGCCGGTAGCACAGGCGCAGATAATTTAACAAAATTAGTGAATAGCTGTAAAAGTTCAAAAACAAATGTTTTCGCCTTTTTGAATATTTCACGAATTGGTTTAGAACGAATTGATGAGTTATCAAATCTTAATTGGTTGGATGAAGAACTACTCATCAAAACAATTGCAGAACATAAAGATTTTATCGTCGGGCTGAAGGCAAGAATTAGTAAAAGTGTAGTAGGTTCAAACGGTGTAGAACCGTTAAAAATAGCACGCAAGTTTTCTAAAGAAACCGACTTACCGCTTATGGTTCATATTGGCTCAGGACCACCAAATATTAATGATGTACTAGATTTACTTGAAAATAAGGATATTATTACGCATTACTTAAATGGTAAATCAAATAATTTGTTTGATGAAAGTGGAAGACCTCTTCCTAAGCTATTAGATGCAATCGATCGTGGTGTACATTTAGATGTAGGTCACGGCAATGCAAGTTTCTCTTTCAAAACGGCAATGCATGCTAAAGAATATGGAATAAAATTCAATACAATTAGTACTGATATTTATCGAAAAAATCGATTAAATGGCCCAGTTTATAATATGGCAAATGTTTTAACTAAATTTTTATATCTAGGTTACTCTTTAGAAGAAATCATTAATGCCGTTACTGTAAATGCAGCAAAATGGCTTAAGAAACCTGAACTTGGAAGAATTTCAATCGGAGATCTCGCAAACCTTACACTGTTTACAGTCGAGGATGAGCAAACATCTTTAATTGATTCTGAAGGTGATGAAAAAATAACAGAACAAAAAATCGTCGTAAAAGGAGTGGTTATTAATGGAGAACACATTGAATGCTAA
- a CDS encoding DgaE family pyridoxal phosphate-dependent ammonia lyase, translated as MENTLNAKYGLKRVINASGRMSILGVSAPTDTVMEAMKTGGQNYVEISDLVDKAGAHIAGLLKSEAAVVVNSASSGIALSVAAIVTEGNRRKSERLHQEPIQKNEIVMLKGHNVQYGAPVETMIFLGGGKLVEVGYANEGKAEHIADAINENTAAVLYVKSHHAVQKNMISVEEAWEVAKAKNVPLIVDAAAEEDLEKYVKVSDLAIYSGSKAIEGPTSGIVAGKQKYIDWLKVQLHCIGRSMKVGKETTFGLLQALDEYFVKTDNSENEKASLQVLKSLESIDGLKITIVQDEAGRAIFRARIQIDPVVTNTTAKEVNDQLRNGNIAIYTRDYGVRQGFFDIDPRPLQADDIYVIEARLRAILGGNE; from the coding sequence ATGGAGAACACATTGAATGCTAAATATGGTTTAAAAAGAGTGATTAATGCAAGTGGTAGAATGAGTATACTTGGTGTTTCTGCTCCTACAGACACAGTTATGGAAGCTATGAAAACTGGCGGACAAAATTATGTTGAAATTTCAGACTTAGTTGATAAAGCTGGGGCTCATATTGCAGGGTTACTTAAGTCTGAAGCAGCGGTTGTAGTTAATTCAGCTTCAAGTGGGATTGCTCTTTCAGTAGCTGCAATTGTTACTGAAGGTAACCGCCGTAAAAGCGAGAGATTACACCAAGAACCAATTCAAAAAAATGAAATTGTCATGCTTAAAGGACATAACGTCCAGTATGGAGCTCCTGTTGAAACAATGATTTTCCTTGGTGGAGGTAAATTAGTGGAAGTTGGCTATGCTAACGAAGGTAAAGCTGAGCATATTGCTGATGCGATTAATGAAAATACTGCTGCTGTCTTATACGTTAAATCTCACCATGCTGTTCAAAAGAATATGATATCAGTTGAAGAAGCTTGGGAAGTAGCAAAGGCAAAAAATGTTCCATTAATAGTAGATGCTGCTGCTGAGGAAGATTTAGAAAAATATGTAAAAGTTTCCGATTTAGCGATCTATAGTGGTTCAAAAGCGATTGAAGGACCTACTTCAGGTATCGTAGCTGGTAAGCAAAAATATATCGATTGGTTAAAAGTGCAATTGCACTGTATCGGTAGAAGTATGAAAGTTGGAAAAGAAACAACTTTTGGACTGTTACAAGCATTGGATGAGTATTTCGTCAAAACAGATAATAGTGAAAATGAAAAAGCTAGTTTACAAGTTTTAAAATCACTTGAGTCAATCGATGGATTAAAAATAACAATTGTACAAGATGAAGCTGGACGCGCGATTTTTAGAGCTCGAATTCAAATAGACCCGGTTGTAACTAATACAACTGCAAAAGAAGTTAATGATCAACTGAGAAATGGTAATATTGCGATTTATACTCGAGATTATGGCGTTCGCCAAGGCTTTTTCGATATCGATCCACGACCATTACAAGCAGATGATATTTATGTAATTGAAGCTAGGTTAAGAGCAATTTTAGGGGGAAATGAATAA
- a CDS encoding KDGP aldolase family protein: MTNIEKRFYKNRVALNVLANSIENAVEVFEAAEGHVLVGVLSKDYPTVEAGVSAMKEYGEAIDEAVSIGLGAGDNRQAAVVAEIAKYYPGSHINQVFPAVGATRANLGEKDSWINSLVSPTGKVGYVNISTGPVSAASETAIVPIKSAIALIRDMGGNAIKYFPMKGLKHVEEYRAVAKACGEEGFALEPTGGIDLENFEEILEIALQEKVSKIIPHVYSSIINEETGKTNPEDVRKLLAITKNLVEKYA, from the coding sequence ATGACAAATATTGAAAAACGTTTTTATAAAAACCGTGTAGCACTAAATGTATTAGCTAATAGTATTGAAAATGCAGTTGAGGTTTTTGAAGCAGCAGAAGGACATGTGTTAGTAGGAGTTCTTTCAAAAGATTACCCTACTGTCGAGGCTGGGGTATCAGCTATGAAGGAATATGGTGAAGCTATTGATGAGGCTGTATCGATTGGACTTGGAGCTGGAGATAACAGACAAGCAGCAGTTGTAGCTGAAATCGCAAAATATTATCCAGGCAGCCATATTAATCAAGTATTTCCTGCAGTTGGAGCAACACGCGCTAATTTAGGAGAAAAAGATAGCTGGATTAATTCACTTGTATCACCAACAGGTAAAGTAGGATATGTAAATATCTCTACAGGTCCTGTGAGTGCAGCTAGTGAAACAGCGATTGTACCAATCAAGTCTGCAATTGCTTTAATTCGCGACATGGGTGGTAATGCAATTAAATATTTCCCAATGAAAGGGTTAAAGCATGTTGAAGAGTACCGTGCTGTAGCTAAGGCTTGTGGGGAAGAAGGATTTGCTTTAGAGCCTACTGGTGGAATTGATTTGGAAAACTTTGAGGAAATTTTAGAAATCGCTTTACAAGAAAAAGTATCAAAAATTATTCCGCACGTTTATTCTTCTATTATTAATGAAGAAACTGGAAAAACTAATCCTGAAGATGTAAGAAAATTATTAGCAATTACTAAAAATTTGGTTGAAAAATATGCGTAA
- a CDS encoding sugar kinase, translating into MRKQIVAFGEVMMRLQVPGYELLAQANALQYSFSGTGVNVASAMTKLGHDGFLVTKLPNNPLGDAAIAFLQRLGVNRNYISRGGKYLGLYFLENGFGQRASRVTYTNRLESSFNTASLTDYDLDLIAKQADVIHFCGITLAMTDDVRETMKILAKKVKENGGLVCFDCNYRPSLWDGGYEKAKPHYEDMLSLADIVMMNEKDAMYVLGMETVETSREAQLKDLIPQVANRYNLKTIAGTHRSINSDNTHSLMGYIYTDGEFSFSENISFSVYDRIGAGDAYTSGILHGELAGFSPNKTVKFAAAAGMLACTIVGDTPMSTEDDILSSMAGTIDDIKR; encoded by the coding sequence ATGCGTAAACAAATCGTTGCTTTTGGAGAAGTAATGATGCGATTGCAGGTGCCAGGGTATGAACTACTGGCACAGGCTAACGCATTACAATATTCGTTTTCAGGAACTGGAGTGAATGTTGCTTCTGCAATGACAAAGCTTGGACATGACGGATTTCTCGTTACAAAATTACCTAATAATCCATTAGGTGATGCGGCAATTGCTTTCTTACAACGATTAGGGGTAAATCGAAACTATATTTCTAGAGGTGGTAAATATCTTGGACTTTACTTTTTAGAAAATGGATTTGGACAACGCGCTAGCCGTGTAACCTATACGAATCGATTAGAAAGTAGTTTTAATACTGCTTCACTTACCGATTATGATCTGGACTTAATTGCTAAACAAGCAGATGTTATTCATTTTTGCGGAATTACACTAGCAATGACGGATGATGTTCGAGAAACGATGAAAATTCTTGCTAAAAAAGTAAAAGAAAATGGTGGATTAGTTTGTTTCGACTGTAACTATAGACCATCTCTATGGGATGGTGGATACGAAAAAGCAAAACCACATTATGAAGACATGCTATCATTAGCAGATATCGTCATGATGAATGAAAAAGATGCAATGTATGTGTTAGGAATGGAGACAGTTGAAACTTCTAGAGAAGCACAGCTAAAGGATCTAATTCCACAAGTAGCAAATCGATATAATCTAAAAACAATTGCTGGAACGCATCGTTCGATAAACAGTGACAATACGCACTCACTTATGGGCTACATATACACGGATGGAGAGTTTTCTTTCTCTGAAAATATTTCATTTTCTGTATATGATCGTATTGGAGCTGGAGATGCTTATACTAGTGGCATTTTACATGGCGAGTTGGCTGGTTTTTCACCTAATAAAACGGTAAAATTCGCAGCTGCAGCGGGAATGTTAGCATGTACGATCGTCGGGGATACCCCTATGTCAACAGAAGATGACATTCTTTCATCAATGGCTGGAACAATTGATGATATTAAGCGTTAG
- a CDS encoding GntR family transcriptional regulator, whose amino-acid sequence MNVNRKKGPLYLQIKEMIKDRILHGVYPIHSNIPSEPQLEEEFSVSKITIRNAIKELVQEGYLEKKSGKGTKVIANVTSAKLSKGKRFTELLVEEGHHITKKVLSIKKPEIATESIPYSLFGNKYVQIERIYLLENEPYIHFTHYISLEVTDEEIEEIQFSSLYRFLEENNIRLESFRDEFAVAVAPDHVCEILNLENGTTTLKRIRRSSDEDGNVLEFSEAYYNTAKQNYIVTYNDSTQ is encoded by the coding sequence ATGAATGTGAATCGTAAAAAAGGACCATTGTATTTGCAAATAAAAGAAATGATTAAGGATCGAATTTTACATGGAGTTTATCCAATTCACTCAAACATTCCCTCTGAACCTCAATTAGAAGAAGAATTTAGTGTTAGTAAAATAACGATTAGAAATGCTATTAAAGAGCTTGTTCAAGAAGGATACTTAGAAAAGAAAAGTGGTAAAGGGACAAAAGTTATTGCAAATGTTACAAGTGCAAAACTTTCAAAAGGAAAACGTTTTACAGAATTATTAGTTGAAGAAGGACATCATATTACAAAAAAAGTGCTAAGTATCAAAAAGCCTGAAATAGCAACGGAATCAATACCGTATTCTTTATTTGGTAATAAATATGTCCAAATTGAGCGAATTTATTTGCTGGAAAATGAACCTTATATTCACTTTACGCACTATATTTCATTAGAAGTAACAGATGAGGAAATAGAAGAAATACAGTTTAGTTCGTTATATCGCTTCTTAGAAGAAAATAATATTCGACTTGAATCGTTTCGAGATGAGTTTGCAGTAGCAGTTGCTCCAGATCATGTTTGCGAAATATTAAATTTAGAAAATGGAACAACAACATTAAAAAGAATTCGTCGCTCTAGTGATGAAGATGGAAATGTTTTAGAGTTTAGTGAGGCTTACTATAATACTGCTAAACAAAATTACATTGTAACTTACAATGATTCAACGCAGTAA
- a CDS encoding 2-keto-3-deoxygluconate permease — translation MDLYLIAITLIAIVIVILGVSWWKWHAFISLSVAGLFLAIFSGVPMDKIVTAYETGVGAVLGHLVGILALGTILGKMMSDSGAGMQVADFFIKKFGVKNLPWAMLLSGFIIGIPVFFEVGLVILLPLVISIRKSTNSNILLIGIPVLAGLSIVHGLVPPHPGAMTAIGIYNANLGHVLLYSLIIAFPTAIIAGPIFSKWIHKRVIPIGEPELIRVETKSNALPSTGVSFFIILLPVLLMVLTVITPYLSLPEAIGKFFILIGSPVIALLISCFAAYYLLGYRQGMDKTLIKKLTEECLLPLASIILIIGAGGAFKQILIESGVGTAIATMSEQMSLSPIVLAFLVAGLIRIATGSATVALTTAAGIVSPVVQHMTGVNLELLVIATGAGSLMFSHVNDAGFWLVKEYLGLTVKETFKTWTVMETLLSFIAFGLTLVLDIFI, via the coding sequence ATGGATTTATATTTAATCGCCATTACTTTAATAGCGATCGTAATCGTTATTTTAGGTGTATCATGGTGGAAATGGCATGCATTTATTAGTTTATCAGTAGCCGGCCTTTTTCTAGCAATTTTTTCAGGTGTACCAATGGACAAGATCGTTACAGCATATGAAACAGGAGTAGGGGCTGTTCTTGGGCATCTTGTTGGAATTTTAGCTTTAGGTACAATCTTAGGAAAGATGATGTCGGATTCAGGTGCAGGTATGCAAGTAGCTGATTTCTTTATCAAAAAATTTGGCGTGAAAAACCTGCCATGGGCGATGCTTCTTTCTGGCTTTATTATTGGGATACCAGTGTTTTTTGAAGTAGGTCTAGTAATCTTACTACCTCTTGTTATCTCAATACGCAAATCTACTAATTCAAATATTTTATTAATTGGTATTCCAGTTCTTGCTGGTCTATCAATTGTACACGGGTTAGTTCCACCACATCCTGGGGCTATGACAGCAATTGGTATTTATAATGCAAACTTAGGACATGTCCTTCTTTACTCATTAATCATTGCTTTTCCAACAGCAATTATTGCTGGACCAATCTTCTCTAAATGGATTCATAAACGTGTAATACCTATTGGAGAACCTGAATTAATTAGAGTAGAAACGAAATCAAACGCACTACCAAGTACTGGCGTATCATTCTTTATCATTTTACTACCTGTATTACTAATGGTATTAACAGTCATAACGCCATATCTTTCTTTACCTGAAGCAATTGGTAAATTTTTCATCTTAATTGGTAGTCCAGTTATCGCTCTATTAATCTCTTGTTTTGCAGCATATTATTTACTAGGTTATCGTCAAGGAATGGACAAAACATTAATAAAGAAATTAACGGAAGAATGTCTATTACCATTAGCTTCAATCATTCTAATTATCGGAGCAGGTGGAGCATTTAAGCAAATTCTAATTGAAAGCGGTGTAGGTACTGCGATTGCAACAATGTCAGAGCAAATGTCATTATCACCAATCGTGCTTGCATTTTTAGTAGCTGGTTTAATTCGAATTGCTACAGGCTCAGCAACTGTTGCATTAACAACAGCAGCAGGGATCGTTTCACCAGTAGTGCAGCATATGACTGGTGTTAATTTAGAATTACTAGTAATCGCAACTGGAGCTGGTTCACTAATGTTTTCACATGTAAATGACGCAGGCTTCTGGTTAGTAAAAGAATATTTAGGTTTAACTGTAAAAGAAACATTTAAAACGTGGACAGTAATGGAAACGCTTCTTTCTTTTATAGCGTTTGGACTAACTTTGGTTCTAGATATATTTATTTAA
- a CDS encoding ring-cleaving dioxygenase has protein sequence MELLGIHHVSLLTGMAEKNYEFYTKILGMRLVKKTVNQDNTSSYHLFYGDAKANPGTEITFFDIPNIGNSYPGHSIISSTSLRVATTDSLNYWKDRFTKLNISHDQISKRANRDTLAFRDFEGTSLILVADNGETGVAPGTPWNQSDIPTEHGILGLGPVTLTVKDSSPTSRILTEVLGFKLVGTYPSLDGNFANIEVYKIGLGGAGAEVHLEERPDLPRARPGRGSVHHVAFRVPNIEEYDKWAEEINSLGIMNSGKVERYYFKALYFREPNHILFELSTDTPGFDVDEHIDTLGERLALPPFLEPNRAEIEASLRPLDFNNH, from the coding sequence GTGGAATTACTAGGAATTCATCATGTTTCACTACTGACTGGAATGGCTGAGAAGAATTATGAGTTTTATACGAAGATTCTAGGTATGAGACTTGTTAAGAAAACTGTAAATCAAGATAATACATCTAGTTATCATTTATTTTATGGAGATGCTAAAGCAAATCCTGGGACGGAAATTACCTTTTTTGACATTCCTAATATAGGAAATTCCTATCCAGGTCATTCTATAATATCTTCAACTTCATTAAGAGTAGCAACCACTGACTCATTAAATTATTGGAAAGATCGCTTTACTAAGCTGAACATCTCACATGACCAAATTAGTAAAAGGGCAAATCGCGATACACTTGCATTTAGAGACTTTGAAGGAACAAGTTTAATTTTAGTAGCCGATAACGGAGAAACTGGAGTTGCACCAGGTACTCCTTGGAATCAATCGGATATTCCAACTGAACATGGAATTCTTGGTTTAGGTCCAGTAACTTTAACTGTAAAAGATTCTTCTCCTACTAGTAGAATCTTAACAGAAGTATTAGGATTTAAGCTTGTTGGTACATATCCTTCATTAGATGGAAACTTCGCAAATATAGAAGTTTATAAAATAGGTTTAGGCGGTGCAGGGGCAGAGGTGCACTTAGAAGAAAGACCTGATCTACCTAGAGCAAGACCTGGCCGCGGTAGTGTACACCATGTTGCATTTCGAGTACCAAACATTGAAGAATACGACAAATGGGCAGAAGAAATTAATTCACTTGGCATCATGAACTCGGGTAAAGTTGAACGATATTATTTTAAAGCGCTCTATTTTAGGGAACCAAATCATATTTTATTCGAATTATCAACAGATACACCAGGATTTGACGTCGATGAGCATATTGATACTTTAGGGGAACGACTAGCATTGCCTCCATTTCTTGAACCTAATCGAGCTGAGATCGAAGCAAGCTTGCGTCCTTTAGACTTCAATAATCATTAA
- a CDS encoding DMT family transporter: MYFGYLLILLSATAFGLMPIFALYAYDQNISVNTLLFLRFTFAAIMFFSYLVFTKKLVTITKKQLLLFILLGGILYMLQSSFYFSSVKYIPASLAALILYLYPVFVALLSFLVNKEQFTKTITISILLSLIGIILVLGTPAENINLFGIILALSAAVVYSIYIIVGGRVSLEVPPLVTSAYISLFASISFFLVGMSTSSIHIHLKFVGWLSILGISIISSVIAMSAFFTGVKLIGPTKGAVLSMVEPVVTIMCSTILFHENMSLFQLLGGTVVLGGALLVVVTSEKKKIVENKMDF, encoded by the coding sequence TTGTACTTTGGTTATTTATTAATTCTACTTTCTGCAACAGCGTTCGGATTAATGCCTATTTTTGCGCTCTATGCATATGATCAAAATATAAGTGTTAATACATTATTATTTTTAAGATTTACTTTTGCAGCAATCATGTTCTTTAGTTACTTAGTTTTTACTAAAAAACTAGTAACAATTACGAAAAAGCAATTATTATTGTTCATTTTATTAGGTGGAATATTATACATGCTTCAATCGAGTTTCTATTTTAGCTCGGTCAAATACATACCAGCTTCATTAGCAGCTTTAATCCTTTATTTATATCCGGTTTTTGTTGCACTTCTATCTTTTCTAGTAAATAAAGAACAATTTACGAAAACGATAACGATCTCAATTTTATTATCTTTAATTGGAATTATACTAGTATTAGGAACTCCTGCAGAAAATATTAATCTATTTGGAATCATATTGGCTTTATCTGCAGCTGTTGTTTACTCAATCTACATAATTGTTGGTGGAAGGGTTTCTTTGGAAGTGCCTCCTTTAGTGACAAGTGCTTATATTTCATTATTTGCTTCCATTTCATTTTTTCTAGTTGGGATGTCCACAAGTTCAATTCATATTCATTTAAAATTTGTTGGTTGGCTTTCTATTTTAGGCATTTCAATTATTTCGAGTGTCATAGCAATGAGTGCATTTTTCACTGGTGTTAAACTAATTGGTCCAACTAAAGGTGCAGTATTGAGTATGGTTGAACCTGTAGTGACAATTATGTGTTCAACTATTTTATTTCATGAAAATATGAGCTTATTTCAACTACTTGGTGGCACCGTAGTATTAGGTGGTGCATTACTAGTTGTTGTAACTTCTGAGAAGAAAAAGATTGTTGAGAATAAAATGGATTTTTAA
- a CDS encoding GNAT family N-acetyltransferase: MFELKLKNEEVVTIRQATSSDARTIIDFYNIVGGETNFLSFGGNEFKREEEEYKTYLEDTLNEKNSVILLGTINDQIISIASINSSQKQRTKHVGTLGIVIKKEYWGIGLGKLLMQSLIDWAKENEITRKIQLVTSENNLKAIQLYKNLGFEIEGIMKEDTFINGEYCNTLMMGLFIK; encoded by the coding sequence ATGTTTGAACTGAAATTAAAAAATGAAGAAGTAGTAACCATTCGTCAAGCAACAAGCAGTGATGCTAGAACAATCATAGATTTTTATAATATCGTTGGCGGAGAAACAAATTTCCTATCATTTGGTGGAAATGAGTTTAAAAGAGAAGAAGAAGAGTATAAGACATATTTGGAAGACACGCTTAATGAAAAGAACTCAGTTATATTATTAGGTACTATAAATGATCAAATAATAAGTATCGCTTCAATTAACTCTAGTCAAAAACAACGAACAAAACATGTAGGTACTTTAGGGATTGTCATAAAAAAAGAGTATTGGGGAATAGGGTTAGGAAAGTTATTAATGCAATCATTAATTGATTGGGCTAAGGAAAATGAAATCACTCGAAAAATTCAATTAGTTACAAGTGAAAATAATCTTAAAGCTATTCAATTATATAAAAATTTAGGATTTGAAATCGAAGGAATAATGAAGGAAGATACATTTATTAATGGGGAATATTGTAATACATTAATGATGGGCCTATTTATTAAATAA
- a CDS encoding diguanylate cyclase, whose product MIKDLFLNFSLLIFFLIGFNRLQNFLRQRYQRDFPVFVGIIHGIFGIILIFFGMKIYENNILDLRQLAILTAAYFGGLRATIITGVMLIVFRFSYFGVSDGSIYACITISISAIVSGFLNRWLKSYWLKWFSMITFLVLLSCFFFVYQTIEYSNSVFPIMPIYEMSLILGGVFIAAFIHFLNKSDKLKLALKESEESYRTLIETSPDGIFVQIDGIIKLANQKAASLLGAKSPSDLIDLNVFDLIEPIGLTESYDRYYQFMNGDQKQDHKESTYIRLDGLKIDFSFSSSKVIYQGQLATMVSFRDISEQKESQRKLQHANHLLHKLSITDGLTGLANRRYFDEIFKVKWNEALMNQTPISLILIDIDSFKKFNDTYGHLEGDKCLQLVANIISKNLRREEDFSARYGGEEFIGILSGLSEEESIVIAESIRERIIDLKIPNINSLAIPFVSTSIGLVNLVPNESLHFVDAINFADKALYEAKMNGRNQVIVYSVGTEVSFNK is encoded by the coding sequence ATGATAAAAGATTTATTTCTTAATTTTTCATTGTTAATATTTTTCTTAATAGGCTTTAATCGATTACAAAATTTTTTAAGACAAAGATATCAAAGAGACTTTCCAGTTTTTGTTGGTATAATTCATGGGATATTTGGTATTATATTAATATTTTTTGGAATGAAAATTTATGAAAATAACATATTAGATTTAAGACAGCTTGCCATTTTAACTGCTGCATATTTTGGAGGATTAAGAGCTACGATCATTACAGGTGTGATGCTTATAGTCTTTCGTTTTTCATACTTCGGTGTGAGTGATGGTTCTATTTATGCTTGTATTACAATCTCGATCAGTGCAATTGTCAGCGGATTTCTAAATAGATGGCTCAAATCATACTGGCTTAAGTGGTTCAGTATGATTACCTTTTTAGTGCTATTAAGTTGTTTTTTCTTTGTCTATCAAACGATTGAATATTCAAATTCAGTTTTTCCAATCATGCCAATTTACGAAATGTCGCTTATTTTAGGGGGCGTGTTTATTGCTGCTTTTATCCACTTCTTAAATAAAAGTGACAAATTAAAGCTTGCATTAAAAGAAAGCGAAGAAAGCTATCGAACATTAATAGAGACTTCTCCTGATGGCATATTTGTCCAAATTGACGGCATTATAAAGTTAGCTAATCAAAAAGCAGCATCACTCCTTGGTGCAAAATCTCCGTCTGACTTAATTGATCTTAATGTTTTTGATTTGATTGAACCAATTGGTTTAACGGAATCTTATGATCGATATTATCAATTTATGAATGGAGATCAAAAGCAGGACCATAAGGAAAGTACATATATCCGATTAGATGGGTTGAAAATTGATTTTTCTTTTTCTAGTTCTAAAGTAATTTACCAAGGGCAATTAGCAACCATGGTTAGTTTTAGAGATATTTCTGAACAAAAAGAGTCACAACGTAAACTGCAGCATGCAAATCACTTATTACACAAACTATCAATCACAGACGGATTAACTGGATTAGCGAATAGACGTTATTTTGATGAAATATTTAAAGTTAAGTGGAACGAGGCGTTAATGAATCAAACTCCGATTTCATTAATTCTCATTGATATTGATTCATTTAAAAAATTCAATGATACTTATGGACATTTAGAAGGGGATAAATGTCTGCAGTTGGTCGCAAATATAATATCTAAAAATTTGCGACGAGAAGAGGACTTTTCTGCAAGATACGGCGGTGAAGAATTCATTGGGATTCTATCAGGTCTATCTGAAGAAGAATCGATCGTCATTGCAGAAAGTATACGAGAGAGAATCATAGATTTAAAGATTCCAAATATAAACTCTTTAGCAATCCCATTTGTTAGTACAAGCATTGGATTAGTTAATTTAGTACCAAACGAGTCATTGCATTTTGTTGATGCTATAAATTTTGCGGATAAAGCATTGTACGAGGCTAAAATGAATGGTAGAAATCAAGTAATCGTGTATTCAGTAGGTACTGAAGTGTCATTTAATAAATAG
- a CDS encoding collagen-like protein encodes MNFFPQYRTFPGFPGQPGGFPGHPGGFPGQPGGGGGGQGQPTAPPPSFTPAQTQATAFAVDPGAIAGCRFRNTYVWLNNGEQFWYFPTFVGRTSVAGWRWIGWRWIFFGIDTHRIRSFTCF; translated from the coding sequence ATGAACTTTTTCCCTCAATATAGAACATTTCCAGGCTTCCCAGGACAACCAGGCGGATTTCCGGGGCATCCAGGTGGATTTCCGGGACAACCGGGTGGCGGAGGTGGAGGCCAAGGTCAGCCAACAGCACCACCACCTTCATTTACTCCGGCACAAACTCAGGCTACAGCATTCGCGGTTGATCCAGGTGCAATTGCTGGATGTCGATTTAGAAATACTTATGTTTGGTTGAATAATGGAGAACAATTTTGGTATTTTCCAACCTTCGTAGGAAGAACTTCAGTTGCTGGCTGGAGATGGATTGGCTGGAGATGGATTTTCTTTGGCATTGATACACATCGTATTAGATCGTTTACGTGTTTCTAA